A genomic window from Glycine max cultivar Williams 82 chromosome 17, Glycine_max_v4.0, whole genome shotgun sequence includes:
- the LOC100806232 gene encoding uncharacterized protein isoform X2, giving the protein MPGNEVGDRVHNFFGQENLPQGQYHSQAVDGNWPGLSNNLWAGSQRPTVAPFISNLKNFNLQQSDFEQGHTSTPHLRHGLNLAQSNLRPDSGRNQLPNQQTTVNGYIQGHQVFQSRQNEANILGMDTETDLHGMPNLSRGISVLDSQQGSGLEHYKKNLTRSDASESPVNYDFFGSQQQMSGRHSGMLQSFPRQQSGMNDMQLLQQQAMLNQMQELQRLQQFHQLEARQQSSMNPASSISKQTIASHSASLINGIPINEASNLVWQQPEVVATNANWLQHGGSAVMQGSSNGLVLSPEQLRLMGLVPNQGDQSLYGLPISGSRGTPNLYSHVQADKPAVSQVSIQHQHQHQHQHQYSCIEGDKPTLPHISASGHSFPVHQYGSILDQTNTNDGTSVSRQDIQGKSMFGSLAQGINNGLNMENLQLVNSEQRKVPIEDFNGRQELAGSSDTSQDKVVAQVPPSQNVATLDPTEEKILFGSDDSLWDGLGWSAGFNMLDSTDSFGGVPSVQSGSWSALMQSAVAETSSSEMGIQEEWSGLSVRNTERSSGSERPSTMDSTKQQSGWADNNLQSAPNRNSRPFLRPDDLSRPSTTVTYSGLPGFHQSGSDTAQEQQDRLQTGSSQRSIPQFLESGKWLDCSPQQKPIAEGSHSYGNAANSLEVNEKVISGSWAHQQMLSSPNNRGEPFNRSNGWNAIKSPTPSNNSSMKIRENENVLQPHHDKAMQEDLGQVPAIWEVDSDTNSSVGLEHAKSPGNMQVCGEDSGMNGIAAIPNSGSTWVSRQSSQQLPNADVWRQTDTVGSQRRNESAGKYKHHMEKNPLVLESLKNEKSEGEAHGMENSNKKDKSATGGLRENPSFDGDLRSPKLSGQGNRRPPVTRKFQYHPMGDVGVDTEPYGNKHVINSQPMPHQPIGGLKGQDQSYPGQSKYSHSDGNCNETEKGDSKTIDDNASKSTLPGHMLKTLTPFDRSVGNYALNKTASPRVMDTESSDGSAAHHQRNQSSLSQGFALQLAPPTQRHHMASSHATPHVASETGDKGPTWLAASQTFPSQESSHELRNNISGSSGQMFDKTSQYSALGNIQQAFTSGFPFSRIHTQNQNVANLGGQIANTQCDNSTFVDRTASTNQVDEYCERAQTGQSELQSAQDMSQKDSMNQIRAGDPTMKISTLEAGTAPHAPVTSSLQSAPSKVLHNVWTSVSGKQHPNAYKIPSHPQPNNICETTIGPQKPGIEDSEKGNLSEQWVLPESVDAVEETASASQVKEHVKYTPDTSQSGPAATSKDIEDFGRSLRPNNFLHHNFSMLNQVQSMKNMEIDPSNRDVKRFKVSDNVMDKQLVDSISNRGQQSYGYNNIVKDVSDNSSSVPPSDPNLLRFSTKPGDARDTSASSQEVVGYGQRNALNVANNNKVTSVRSEHSVINPQMAPSWFEQYGTFKNGKMLQMYDVRTMTPQKVMEQPLIIRNQSGSLHLANSMEQVNSLSDAGQNSMLTSVANEHLPSQLLLPAAEPDLSSMRPKKRKSSTSELLPWHKELSQGSERVQDISAAELDWAQAANRLVEKVEDDAELVEELPIMKSKRRLVLTTQLMQQLLNPPPAAVLSADVKLHHESVVYSVARLALGDACSSVSWSGNDTLMSPGSKNPLPDKPKASEKIDQYILKVEDFVDRARKLENDMLRLDSRASVLDLRLECQDLERFSVINRFAKFHGRGQNDGAETSSSDATANAQKSCPQKYVTAVPMPRNLPDRVQCLSL; this is encoded by the exons ATGCCTGGAAACGAAGTAGGAGACAGGGTCCACAATTTTTTTGGTCAAGAAAACTTACCCCAGGGCCAGTATCATTCACAGGCAGTTGACGGGAACTGGCCAGGGCTAAGCAACAATTTGTGGGCTGGTAGCCAGAGACCAACTGTTgctccttttatttccaatttgaAGAATTTTAATCTACAACAATCAG aTTTTGAGCAGGGACACACAAGCACTCCACATTTGCGACATGGTTTAAACCTGGCTCAATCAAATTTGAGGCCTGACTCTGGCAGAAATCAACTCCCAAATCAACAGACAACTGTAAATGGCTATATCCAGGGGCATCAGGTTTTTCAGTCGAGGCAAAATGAAGCAAACATTTTGGGAATGGATACAGAAACTGATTTGCATGGCATGCCAAATCTGTCAAGAGGAATATCAGTACTAGATTCACAACAAGGGTCTGGTCTCGAGCACTATAAGAAAAACTTGACCAGGTCTGATGCATCTGAGTCTCCTgtcaattatgatttttttggaaGTCAACAACAAATGAGTGGTCGGCATTCGGGCATGCTTCAGTCTTTTCCTAGACAGCAGTCAGGGATGAATGACATGCAGCTTTTACAACAGCAAGCAATGCTCAACCAGATGCAAGAACTTCAAAGGCTGCAACAATTTCATCAACTAGAAGCTAGGCAACAGAGTTCTATGAATCCAGCTTCCTCCATTTCAAAACAGACGATTGCGAGCCATTCTGCATCTCTCATTAATGGCATTCCCATCAATGAGGCATCTAACCTTGTGTGGCAGCAGCCTGAAGTTGTGGCAACGAATGCAAATTGGCTCCAGCATGGTGGATCTGCAGTTATGCAAGGGTCCTCTAATGGACTTGTGTTATCTCCTGAACAACTGCGGCTGATGGGTTTGGTTCCTAATCAGGGTGACCAGTCTCTGTATGGGCTTCCAATTTCTGGCTCAAGAGGTACACCTAACCTGTATTCTCATGTTCAAGCGGATAAGCCTGCAGTGTCTCAGGTTTCTAtccaacatcaacatcaacatcaacatcaacatcagtATTCTTGCATTGAAGGTGACAAACCTACATTGCCACACATATCAGCCAGTGGCCATTCATTTCCAGTTCATCAGTATGGTTCAATTTTGGATCAAACTAACACAAATGATGGAACTTCAGTTTCAAGACAAGATATTCAAGGAAAAAGTATGTTTGGTTCTCTTGCTCAAGGTATAAACAATGGACTAAATATGGAGAACTTGCAGCTAGTTAATTCTGAACAAAGAAAAGTACCTATTGAAGATTTTAACGGGAGGCAAGAACTTGCTGGATCTTCTGACACTTCACAGGACAAGGTGGTAGCGCAGGTTCCTCCTTCACAGAATGTGGCTACCCTAGATCCAACAGAAGAGAAGATTTTATTTGGTTCAGATGACAGCCTCTGGGATGGATTGGGTTGGAGTGCTGGTTTCAATATGCTGGATAGTACAGATAGTTTTGGTGGAGTTCCATCAGTTcagagtgggagttggagtgCGCTTATGCAGTCTGCTGTAGCTGAAACTTCTAGTAGTGAAATGGGTATACAGGAAGAATGGAGTGGTCTAAGTGTCCGGAATACTGAACGTTCATCTGGAAGTGAGAGGCCTTCAACCATGGATAGCACCAAACAGCAATCAGGTTGGGCTGACAATAACTTGCAGTCAGCACCCAATAGAAATTCAAGGCCTTTTCTTCGGCCGGATGATCTCAGCAGGCCCAGTACCACTGTAACCTATTCTGGTCTTCCTGGATTTCATCAGTCTGGTTCTGATACTGCACAGGAACAGCAAGATAGGTTACAGACTGGTTCTTCTCAAAGATCAATTCCACAGTTTTTAGAAAGTGGCAAATGGTTAGATTGCAGCCCTCAGCAAAAACCAATTGCAGAAGGGAGTCATAGTTATGGAAATGCTGCTAATAGCTTAGAAGTAAATGAGAAGGTTATTTCAGGTTCTTGGGCACATCAACAGATGCTATCATCCCCTAACAATAGGGGTGAGCCATTCAATAGATCTAATGGATGGAATGCTATCAAATCACCCACACCCAGTAACAATTCTAGTATGAAAATccgtgaaaatgaaaatgtgttGCAGCCTCATCATGACAAAGCTATGCAAGAGGATTTGGGCCAGGTTCCTGCAATTTGGGAGGTTGATTCTGATACTAATTCATCTGTTGGGTTGGAACATGCAAAATCACCAGGTAATATGCAGGTCTGTGGGGAGGATTCTGGTATGAATGGTATAGCTGCCATACCAAATTCAGGTTCTACATGGGTTAGTAGGCAAAGCAGCCAGCAACTCCCTAATGCTGATGTATGGAGACAGACAGATACTGTGGGGAGccaaagaagaaatgaaagtgCAGGAAAATATAAGCATCATATGGAGAAGAATCCTTTAGTTTTGGAATCATTGAAGAATGAAAAGTCAGAAGGAGAGGCACATGGTATGGAAAACTCTAACAAAAAGGATAAATCAGCAACTGGTGGTTTGAGAGAAAATCCCAGTTTTGATGGTGATTTGCGTAGTCCAAAGTTATCCGGGCAGGGAAATCGAAGGCCTCCTGTAACTCGTAAATTTCAGTATCACCCAATGGGGGATGTTGGTGTTGACACAGAACCTTATGGAAATAAACATGTCATAAATTCACAGCCTATGCCCCATCAACCCATTGGAGGACTTAAAGGTCAGGACCAAAGCTATCCTGGCCAGTCAAAATATAGTCACTCTGATGGGAATTGTAATGAAACGGAGAAG GGTGACTCAAAAACCATAGATGATAATGCTTCAAAAAGCACGCTGCCTGGTCATATGCTCAAAACATTGACTCCATTTGATAGAAGTGTTGGTAATTATGCATTGAACAAGACTGCTTCACCCAG GGTGATGGATACCGAATCTTCTGATGGGTCTGCTGCACATCATCAACGAAATCAAAGTTCTTTGTCTCAGGGCTTTGCTTTACAATTGGCTCCACCTACTCAAAGGCATCATATGGCATCTTCTCATGCTACACCACATGTTGCATCTGAGACAGGGGATAAGGGTCCTACTTGGTTGGCTGCTTCTCAGACTTTTCCTTCTCAAGAGTCATCTCATGAGCTTAGAAATAACATTTCTGGTTCCTCAGGACAAATGTTTGACAAAACCTCACAGTACAGTGCTCTGGGAAATATTCAACAGGCTTTTACTTCAGGCTTTCCTTTTTCAAGAATCCAtactcaaaatcagaatgtggCTAATCTTGGTGGACAAATAGCAAATACTCAATGTGATAATTCAACTTTTGTTGATCGGACTGCTTCTACTAATCAGGTAGATGAATATTGTGAAAGAGCTCAAACTGGTCAGTCTGAGTTACAATCTGCTCAGGACATGTCTCAGAAGGATAGTATGAATCAAATTCGTGCCGGAGATCCTACCATGAAAATTTCCACATTGGAAGCTGGCACTGCTCCTCATGCTCCTGTTACATCATCTCTACAGAGCGCCCCTTCGAAAGTTCTACACAATGTGTGGACAAGTGTTTCTGGCAAGCAACATCCTAATGCTTATAAGATTCCATCCCATCCCCAACCAAATAATATTTGTGAAACTACAATAGGACCACAGAAACCAGGTATTGAAGATTCAGAGAAAGGTAACCTTTCTGAGCAGTGGGTATTGCCTGAGAGTGTTGATGCTGTTGAAGAGACTGCAAGTGCTTCACAAGTGAAGGAGCATGTGAAATATACACCCGATACATCTCAATCAGGCCCAGCTGCTACCTCTAAAGATATTGAAGATTTTGGCCGGTCTTTAAGACCAAACAATTTCTTGCATCATAATTTCTCTATGCTAAATCAAGTTCAGTCCATGAAAAATATGGAGATTGATCCTAGTAATCGAGATGTCAAGAGGTTCAAGGTTTCTGATAATGTGATGGACAAACAACTGGTAGATTCCATTTCCAACCGTGGACAACAGTCATATGGATACAATAACATAGTCAAAGATGTGTCAGATAATAGTTCTTCAGTGCCACCATCAGATCCGAACTTGCTAAGGTTTTCAACAAAGCCAGGTGATGCACGAGACACTAGTGCATCTTCTCAGGAGGTGGTTGGATATGGACAGAGAAATGCTCTTAATGTTGCTAATAATAACAAAGTAACTTCTGTTAGAAGTGAGCATTCTGTGATAAATCCTCAGATGGCTCCATCATGGTTTGAGCAGTATGGAACTTTTAAAAATGGTAAGATGTTGCAAATGTATGATGTACGGACAATGACTCCTCAAAAAGTTATGGAGCAGCCTTTAATTATAAGGAACCAATCTGGTAGTTTGCATCTTGCTAATTCAATGGAGCAAGTTAACAGTCTCAGTGATGCTGGGCAAAATTCAATGCTTACTTCAGTTGCAAATGAGCATCTGCCTTCCCAGTTATTGCTTCCTGCAGCTGAACCTGATCTGTCTAGTATGCGACCAAAGAAGCGCAAAAGTTCCACATCTGAACTCTTGCCATGGCATAAAGAGCTGAGTCAGGGTTCTGAAAGGGTTCAAGATATCAG TGCGGCAGAATTAGACTGGGCGCAAGCTGCAAATAGATTGGTTGAGAAG GTTGAGGATGATGCTGAGCTAGTTGAAGAATTGCCAATAATGAAGTCAAAGAGAAGACTTGTGTTAACGACACAGCTTATGCAGCAACTACTTAACCCCCCTCCAGCTGCAGTTCTCTCTGCAGATGTGAAGTTGCATCATGAAAGTGTGGTCTACTCTGTTGCTAGGTTAGCGTTAGGAGATGCATGCAGTTCTGTCTCTTGGTCTGGAAATGACACACTCATGTCCCCTGGCAGCAAAAACCC CCTGCCTGATAAGCCCAAAGCGTCTGAGAAAATTGATCAGTACATTTTGAAGGTGGAAGACTTTGTTGATAGAGCGAGGAAACTGGAAAATGATATGTTGAG ATTGGATAGCAGAGCCTCAGTTTTGGACTTAAGACTGGAATGTCAGGATTTAGAAAGATTTTCTGTCATCAATCGATTTGCCAAGTTCCATGGTCGGGGGCAAAATGATGGGGCAGAAACCTCATCGTCTGATGCAACTGCAAATGCTCAGAAATCATGCCCCCAGAAATATGTAACTGCAGTTCCAATGCCTAGAAATCTCCCTGACAGGGTACAATGTCTTTCactttga
- the LOC100806232 gene encoding uncharacterized protein isoform X1: MPGNEVGDRVHNFFGQENLPQGQYHSQAVDGNWPGLSNNLWAGSQRPTVAPFISNLKNFNLQQSDFEQGHTSTPHLRHGLNLAQSNLRPDSGRNQLPNQQTTVNGYIQGHQVFQSRQNEANILGMDTETDLHGMPNLSRGISVLDSQQGSGLEHYKKNLTRSDASESPVNYDFFGSQQQMSGRHSGMLQSFPRQQSGMNDMQLLQQQAMLNQMQELQRLQQFHQLEARQQSSMNPASSISKQTIASHSASLINGIPINEASNLVWQQPEVVATNANWLQHGGSAVMQGSSNGLVLSPEQLRLMGLVPNQGDQSLYGLPISGSRGTPNLYSHVQADKPAVSQVSIQHQHQHQHQHQYSCIEGDKPTLPHISASGHSFPVHQYGSILDQTNTNDGTSVSRQDIQGKSMFGSLAQGINNGLNMENLQLVNSEQRKVPIEDFNGRQELAGSSDTSQDKVVAQVPPSQNVATLDPTEEKILFGSDDSLWDGLGWSAGFNMLDSTDSFGGVPSVQSGSWSALMQSAVAETSSSEMGIQEEWSGLSVRNTERSSGSERPSTMDSTKQQSGWADNNLQSAPNRNSRPFLRPDDLSRPSTTVTYSGLPGFHQSGSDTAQEQQDRLQTGSSQRSIPQFLESGKWLDCSPQQKPIAEGSHSYGNAANSLEVNEKVISGSWAHQQMLSSPNNRGEPFNRSNGWNAIKSPTPSNNSSMKIRENENVLQPHHDKAMQEDLGQVPAIWEVDSDTNSSVGLEHAKSPGNMQVCGEDSGMNGIAAIPNSGSTWVSRQSSQQLPNADVWRQTDTVGSQRRNESAGKYKHHMEKNPLVLESLKNEKSEGEAHGMENSNKKDKSATGGLRENPSFDGDLRSPKLSGQGNRRPPVTRKFQYHPMGDVGVDTEPYGNKHVINSQPMPHQPIGGLKGQDQSYPGQSKYSHSDGNCNETEKGDSKTIDDNASKSTLPGHMLKTLTPFDRSVGNYALNKTASPSQNILELLHKVDQSREHGVATNTSTSNRPLSSRVMDTESSDGSAAHHQRNQSSLSQGFALQLAPPTQRHHMASSHATPHVASETGDKGPTWLAASQTFPSQESSHELRNNISGSSGQMFDKTSQYSALGNIQQAFTSGFPFSRIHTQNQNVANLGGQIANTQCDNSTFVDRTASTNQVDEYCERAQTGQSELQSAQDMSQKDSMNQIRAGDPTMKISTLEAGTAPHAPVTSSLQSAPSKVLHNVWTSVSGKQHPNAYKIPSHPQPNNICETTIGPQKPGIEDSEKGNLSEQWVLPESVDAVEETASASQVKEHVKYTPDTSQSGPAATSKDIEDFGRSLRPNNFLHHNFSMLNQVQSMKNMEIDPSNRDVKRFKVSDNVMDKQLVDSISNRGQQSYGYNNIVKDVSDNSSSVPPSDPNLLRFSTKPGDARDTSASSQEVVGYGQRNALNVANNNKVTSVRSEHSVINPQMAPSWFEQYGTFKNGKMLQMYDVRTMTPQKVMEQPLIIRNQSGSLHLANSMEQVNSLSDAGQNSMLTSVANEHLPSQLLLPAAEPDLSSMRPKKRKSSTSELLPWHKELSQGSERVQDISAAELDWAQAANRLVEKVEDDAELVEELPIMKSKRRLVLTTQLMQQLLNPPPAAVLSADVKLHHESVVYSVARLALGDACSSVSWSGNDTLMSPGSKNPLPDKPKASEKIDQYILKVEDFVDRARKLENDMLRLDSRASVLDLRLECQDLERFSVINRFAKFHGRGQNDGAETSSSDATANAQKSCPQKYVTAVPMPRNLPDRVQCLSL; encoded by the exons ATGCCTGGAAACGAAGTAGGAGACAGGGTCCACAATTTTTTTGGTCAAGAAAACTTACCCCAGGGCCAGTATCATTCACAGGCAGTTGACGGGAACTGGCCAGGGCTAAGCAACAATTTGTGGGCTGGTAGCCAGAGACCAACTGTTgctccttttatttccaatttgaAGAATTTTAATCTACAACAATCAG aTTTTGAGCAGGGACACACAAGCACTCCACATTTGCGACATGGTTTAAACCTGGCTCAATCAAATTTGAGGCCTGACTCTGGCAGAAATCAACTCCCAAATCAACAGACAACTGTAAATGGCTATATCCAGGGGCATCAGGTTTTTCAGTCGAGGCAAAATGAAGCAAACATTTTGGGAATGGATACAGAAACTGATTTGCATGGCATGCCAAATCTGTCAAGAGGAATATCAGTACTAGATTCACAACAAGGGTCTGGTCTCGAGCACTATAAGAAAAACTTGACCAGGTCTGATGCATCTGAGTCTCCTgtcaattatgatttttttggaaGTCAACAACAAATGAGTGGTCGGCATTCGGGCATGCTTCAGTCTTTTCCTAGACAGCAGTCAGGGATGAATGACATGCAGCTTTTACAACAGCAAGCAATGCTCAACCAGATGCAAGAACTTCAAAGGCTGCAACAATTTCATCAACTAGAAGCTAGGCAACAGAGTTCTATGAATCCAGCTTCCTCCATTTCAAAACAGACGATTGCGAGCCATTCTGCATCTCTCATTAATGGCATTCCCATCAATGAGGCATCTAACCTTGTGTGGCAGCAGCCTGAAGTTGTGGCAACGAATGCAAATTGGCTCCAGCATGGTGGATCTGCAGTTATGCAAGGGTCCTCTAATGGACTTGTGTTATCTCCTGAACAACTGCGGCTGATGGGTTTGGTTCCTAATCAGGGTGACCAGTCTCTGTATGGGCTTCCAATTTCTGGCTCAAGAGGTACACCTAACCTGTATTCTCATGTTCAAGCGGATAAGCCTGCAGTGTCTCAGGTTTCTAtccaacatcaacatcaacatcaacatcaacatcagtATTCTTGCATTGAAGGTGACAAACCTACATTGCCACACATATCAGCCAGTGGCCATTCATTTCCAGTTCATCAGTATGGTTCAATTTTGGATCAAACTAACACAAATGATGGAACTTCAGTTTCAAGACAAGATATTCAAGGAAAAAGTATGTTTGGTTCTCTTGCTCAAGGTATAAACAATGGACTAAATATGGAGAACTTGCAGCTAGTTAATTCTGAACAAAGAAAAGTACCTATTGAAGATTTTAACGGGAGGCAAGAACTTGCTGGATCTTCTGACACTTCACAGGACAAGGTGGTAGCGCAGGTTCCTCCTTCACAGAATGTGGCTACCCTAGATCCAACAGAAGAGAAGATTTTATTTGGTTCAGATGACAGCCTCTGGGATGGATTGGGTTGGAGTGCTGGTTTCAATATGCTGGATAGTACAGATAGTTTTGGTGGAGTTCCATCAGTTcagagtgggagttggagtgCGCTTATGCAGTCTGCTGTAGCTGAAACTTCTAGTAGTGAAATGGGTATACAGGAAGAATGGAGTGGTCTAAGTGTCCGGAATACTGAACGTTCATCTGGAAGTGAGAGGCCTTCAACCATGGATAGCACCAAACAGCAATCAGGTTGGGCTGACAATAACTTGCAGTCAGCACCCAATAGAAATTCAAGGCCTTTTCTTCGGCCGGATGATCTCAGCAGGCCCAGTACCACTGTAACCTATTCTGGTCTTCCTGGATTTCATCAGTCTGGTTCTGATACTGCACAGGAACAGCAAGATAGGTTACAGACTGGTTCTTCTCAAAGATCAATTCCACAGTTTTTAGAAAGTGGCAAATGGTTAGATTGCAGCCCTCAGCAAAAACCAATTGCAGAAGGGAGTCATAGTTATGGAAATGCTGCTAATAGCTTAGAAGTAAATGAGAAGGTTATTTCAGGTTCTTGGGCACATCAACAGATGCTATCATCCCCTAACAATAGGGGTGAGCCATTCAATAGATCTAATGGATGGAATGCTATCAAATCACCCACACCCAGTAACAATTCTAGTATGAAAATccgtgaaaatgaaaatgtgttGCAGCCTCATCATGACAAAGCTATGCAAGAGGATTTGGGCCAGGTTCCTGCAATTTGGGAGGTTGATTCTGATACTAATTCATCTGTTGGGTTGGAACATGCAAAATCACCAGGTAATATGCAGGTCTGTGGGGAGGATTCTGGTATGAATGGTATAGCTGCCATACCAAATTCAGGTTCTACATGGGTTAGTAGGCAAAGCAGCCAGCAACTCCCTAATGCTGATGTATGGAGACAGACAGATACTGTGGGGAGccaaagaagaaatgaaagtgCAGGAAAATATAAGCATCATATGGAGAAGAATCCTTTAGTTTTGGAATCATTGAAGAATGAAAAGTCAGAAGGAGAGGCACATGGTATGGAAAACTCTAACAAAAAGGATAAATCAGCAACTGGTGGTTTGAGAGAAAATCCCAGTTTTGATGGTGATTTGCGTAGTCCAAAGTTATCCGGGCAGGGAAATCGAAGGCCTCCTGTAACTCGTAAATTTCAGTATCACCCAATGGGGGATGTTGGTGTTGACACAGAACCTTATGGAAATAAACATGTCATAAATTCACAGCCTATGCCCCATCAACCCATTGGAGGACTTAAAGGTCAGGACCAAAGCTATCCTGGCCAGTCAAAATATAGTCACTCTGATGGGAATTGTAATGAAACGGAGAAG GGTGACTCAAAAACCATAGATGATAATGCTTCAAAAAGCACGCTGCCTGGTCATATGCTCAAAACATTGACTCCATTTGATAGAAGTGTTGGTAATTATGCATTGAACAAGACTGCTTCACCCAG TCAAAATATTCTTGAGCTTCTTCATAAAGTGGATCAGTCAAGGGAGCATGGCGTTGCAACAAACACAAGCACTTCTAACCGCCCTTTATCTTCCAGGGTGATGGATACCGAATCTTCTGATGGGTCTGCTGCACATCATCAACGAAATCAAAGTTCTTTGTCTCAGGGCTTTGCTTTACAATTGGCTCCACCTACTCAAAGGCATCATATGGCATCTTCTCATGCTACACCACATGTTGCATCTGAGACAGGGGATAAGGGTCCTACTTGGTTGGCTGCTTCTCAGACTTTTCCTTCTCAAGAGTCATCTCATGAGCTTAGAAATAACATTTCTGGTTCCTCAGGACAAATGTTTGACAAAACCTCACAGTACAGTGCTCTGGGAAATATTCAACAGGCTTTTACTTCAGGCTTTCCTTTTTCAAGAATCCAtactcaaaatcagaatgtggCTAATCTTGGTGGACAAATAGCAAATACTCAATGTGATAATTCAACTTTTGTTGATCGGACTGCTTCTACTAATCAGGTAGATGAATATTGTGAAAGAGCTCAAACTGGTCAGTCTGAGTTACAATCTGCTCAGGACATGTCTCAGAAGGATAGTATGAATCAAATTCGTGCCGGAGATCCTACCATGAAAATTTCCACATTGGAAGCTGGCACTGCTCCTCATGCTCCTGTTACATCATCTCTACAGAGCGCCCCTTCGAAAGTTCTACACAATGTGTGGACAAGTGTTTCTGGCAAGCAACATCCTAATGCTTATAAGATTCCATCCCATCCCCAACCAAATAATATTTGTGAAACTACAATAGGACCACAGAAACCAGGTATTGAAGATTCAGAGAAAGGTAACCTTTCTGAGCAGTGGGTATTGCCTGAGAGTGTTGATGCTGTTGAAGAGACTGCAAGTGCTTCACAAGTGAAGGAGCATGTGAAATATACACCCGATACATCTCAATCAGGCCCAGCTGCTACCTCTAAAGATATTGAAGATTTTGGCCGGTCTTTAAGACCAAACAATTTCTTGCATCATAATTTCTCTATGCTAAATCAAGTTCAGTCCATGAAAAATATGGAGATTGATCCTAGTAATCGAGATGTCAAGAGGTTCAAGGTTTCTGATAATGTGATGGACAAACAACTGGTAGATTCCATTTCCAACCGTGGACAACAGTCATATGGATACAATAACATAGTCAAAGATGTGTCAGATAATAGTTCTTCAGTGCCACCATCAGATCCGAACTTGCTAAGGTTTTCAACAAAGCCAGGTGATGCACGAGACACTAGTGCATCTTCTCAGGAGGTGGTTGGATATGGACAGAGAAATGCTCTTAATGTTGCTAATAATAACAAAGTAACTTCTGTTAGAAGTGAGCATTCTGTGATAAATCCTCAGATGGCTCCATCATGGTTTGAGCAGTATGGAACTTTTAAAAATGGTAAGATGTTGCAAATGTATGATGTACGGACAATGACTCCTCAAAAAGTTATGGAGCAGCCTTTAATTATAAGGAACCAATCTGGTAGTTTGCATCTTGCTAATTCAATGGAGCAAGTTAACAGTCTCAGTGATGCTGGGCAAAATTCAATGCTTACTTCAGTTGCAAATGAGCATCTGCCTTCCCAGTTATTGCTTCCTGCAGCTGAACCTGATCTGTCTAGTATGCGACCAAAGAAGCGCAAAAGTTCCACATCTGAACTCTTGCCATGGCATAAAGAGCTGAGTCAGGGTTCTGAAAGGGTTCAAGATATCAG TGCGGCAGAATTAGACTGGGCGCAAGCTGCAAATAGATTGGTTGAGAAG GTTGAGGATGATGCTGAGCTAGTTGAAGAATTGCCAATAATGAAGTCAAAGAGAAGACTTGTGTTAACGACACAGCTTATGCAGCAACTACTTAACCCCCCTCCAGCTGCAGTTCTCTCTGCAGATGTGAAGTTGCATCATGAAAGTGTGGTCTACTCTGTTGCTAGGTTAGCGTTAGGAGATGCATGCAGTTCTGTCTCTTGGTCTGGAAATGACACACTCATGTCCCCTGGCAGCAAAAACCC CCTGCCTGATAAGCCCAAAGCGTCTGAGAAAATTGATCAGTACATTTTGAAGGTGGAAGACTTTGTTGATAGAGCGAGGAAACTGGAAAATGATATGTTGAG ATTGGATAGCAGAGCCTCAGTTTTGGACTTAAGACTGGAATGTCAGGATTTAGAAAGATTTTCTGTCATCAATCGATTTGCCAAGTTCCATGGTCGGGGGCAAAATGATGGGGCAGAAACCTCATCGTCTGATGCAACTGCAAATGCTCAGAAATCATGCCCCCAGAAATATGTAACTGCAGTTCCAATGCCTAGAAATCTCCCTGACAGGGTACAATGTCTTTCactttga